TGAGCACGACGCGCTGGGGATAGCGTTCCCATCGCCGGGGGAGCGGCTGAAGCGGCTTGATGAGGCGGTGCAGATCATCAAGGGGCTTTGGACGCAACGGGAGGTGACATTCCAAGGTGCATACTACCAGCTGACCAAGGCACCGGCGATGCCGAAGCCGATACAGAAGCCGCATCCGCCGATCACGATCGGGGCATTCGGCGAGAAGGTGGCGCTGAAGATCGTGGCGAGGCATGCCGACCACTGGAACTCGACGGCGACGCCGGAGCGCTACGCCTCCAAGGCGGCGGCGCTGGAGGCGCATTGCGCGGCGGTGGGGCGCGACCCAAAGGCGATACGGCGCTCGGTGATGATCCCCTTTTACCCGAAGGAGACGCCCGAGGTGAAGCAGTGGATCGAGCAGCGGGCGACGATGGCGAAGACCTCGCTGGAGGCGGCGCGTGAGTGGTTCCTGGTGGGGGACAAGCGCGAGATAC
The Chloroflexota bacterium DNA segment above includes these coding regions:
- a CDS encoding TIGR03560 family F420-dependent LLM class oxidoreductase — protein: MAKLTFGFQLASEGVQWREFLETWKKGEEFGYESGWSADHYVSTTSTLVTDPQTDFLDGWQTLGAIAQATKKIRLGPLVSGNTFRHPAILAKMGATLDHISNGRLEFGIGASWFKYEHDALGIAFPSPGERLKRLDEAVQIIKGLWTQREVTFQGAYYQLTKAPAMPKPIQKPHPPITIGAFGEKVALKIVARHADHWNSTATPERYASKAAALEAHCAAVGRDPKAIRRSVMIPFYPKETPEVKQWIEQRATMAKTSLEAAREWFLVGDKREIQDRMDRFAKQGVSLIIIQLQEHGRNIETMKAFGKMLL